A DNA window from Staphylococcus warneri contains the following coding sequences:
- a CDS encoding MFS transporter, which translates to MRENKMMFFIFMLGTFTVGMAEYVVTGLLTQISDDMHVSISSAGLLVSVYAISVAVIGPFMRIFTMKVHAHRLLSVLVAIFIVSNLVGMLAPNFNVLLLSRLMSAAMHAPFFGVCMSVAAAVAPPAKKPQAIALVQAGLTIAVMIGVPFGSFLGGLANWRVVFGIMIILAVITMLGMMKFTPHVSLSAEANISKELTVFKNPHILIVISIIVFGYSGVFTTYTFMEPMIHDYAPFKIIGLTVCLFLFGLGGVIGNLVTGSVPEHALTKYLFYTFFLLFITIILFVIFVYYAVLALLICFLFGFGTFGTTPLLNSKIILSAHEAPLLASTLAASIFNVANFIGAILGSILLSIGLPYMTITFISGGIIILGIILNTVNNVYEKKHIQFHN; encoded by the coding sequence ATGAGAGAAAATAAAATGATGTTTTTTATTTTTATGTTAGGTACGTTTACTGTTGGTATGGCTGAGTATGTTGTCACAGGATTACTAACACAAATATCTGATGACATGCATGTATCTATTTCAAGTGCGGGACTGCTTGTGAGTGTCTATGCGATTAGTGTGGCAGTGATTGGTCCATTCATGCGTATATTTACGATGAAAGTCCATGCGCATCGCTTGTTATCTGTGCTTGTAGCTATATTTATCGTGAGTAACTTAGTAGGAATGTTAGCGCCTAATTTTAATGTGCTCTTATTATCAAGATTAATGTCTGCAGCCATGCATGCGCCGTTCTTTGGCGTTTGTATGAGTGTAGCAGCGGCTGTTGCACCACCAGCTAAGAAACCGCAAGCAATTGCCTTAGTTCAAGCGGGTCTAACGATAGCAGTCATGATTGGTGTGCCGTTCGGATCATTTTTAGGTGGCTTGGCTAATTGGAGAGTTGTATTTGGTATCATGATTATCTTAGCAGTGATAACGATGTTAGGTATGATGAAGTTTACACCACACGTTTCATTAAGCGCAGAAGCCAATATTTCTAAAGAATTAACCGTATTTAAGAACCCACACATTTTAATTGTGATTTCTATCATCGTATTTGGTTATTCAGGTGTGTTTACAACTTATACGTTTATGGAACCAATGATTCATGACTATGCACCTTTTAAAATAATTGGATTAACCGTATGTTTATTCTTATTTGGGCTAGGTGGTGTAATTGGTAATTTAGTGACAGGTAGTGTACCAGAACATGCTTTAACTAAATATTTATTCTATACGTTCTTCTTATTATTTATTACTATTATCTTATTCGTTATTTTTGTTTATTATGCAGTATTAGCATTACTCATTTGTTTCTTGTTTGGATTTGGAACATTTGGTACAACACCGCTGTTAAATAGTAAAATTATATTAAGTGCACATGAAGCACCATTACTAGCAAGTACGCTAGCTGCTTCTATATTTAATGTAGCTAACTTTATTGGTGCTATACTGGGTTCAATATTATTATCAATTGGATTACCATATATGACGATTACATTCATATCTGGTGGTATTATTATTTTAGGTATCATACTCAATACAGTAAATAATGTTTACGAGAAAAAGCACATACAATTTCATAATTAA
- a CDS encoding bifunctional metallophosphatase/5'-nucleotidase: MEQLAFYVVSDIHGYIFPTDFSKRDQYLPMGLLLANHLIEKDQQHYAYHIKIDNGDFLQGSPFCNYLVSHIKNSQPLVNFYNRMSFHFGTLGNHEFNYGLPYLKDTLKRLNYPVLCANIFENGELLTHQGIHYFDVNGKTIGVIGLTTQYIPHWEQPEHIQSLTFESAVTTLQRWLPEVRRQSDFVVVSYHGGFEKDLETGDATEAQTGENEGYAILEHFCDDIDIFITGHQHRDIATLFNQTAVIQPGTRGRSIGKVVLNLNDDTHERIASCSLLPVSDDDDFVVNEDDRYLRSQLEDWLDTQIAELPNEMIVDDAFEARIAPHPFINFLNYVLLAKSGADMACTALFDSATGFTKHVTMRDVINNYPFPNTFKVLRVSGADIKAAIERSAEYFDVIQEEITISKDFMEPKPQHFNYDIFAGVSYTIQASQPRGQRVSHIQFNGEPLDFDQMYTICVNNYRSVGGGQYDMYANAPVVKDIQIDGAQLIIDYLQAHSNSHIPQVVNFKVKK, translated from the coding sequence ATGGAACAACTTGCGTTTTACGTAGTGAGCGATATACATGGTTACATATTTCCAACAGATTTCTCCAAAAGAGACCAATACCTACCTATGGGCTTATTGTTGGCTAATCATTTGATTGAAAAAGACCAACAACATTACGCTTATCATATTAAAATAGATAATGGTGATTTTTTACAAGGCTCACCATTTTGTAATTATCTCGTCTCTCATATCAAGAATAGTCAGCCTCTAGTCAATTTCTATAATCGTATGTCCTTTCACTTTGGTACACTAGGTAATCATGAATTCAATTACGGGTTACCTTATTTGAAAGATACATTGAAACGTCTAAACTATCCGGTGTTATGTGCTAATATCTTTGAGAATGGTGAATTACTCACGCATCAGGGCATTCACTATTTCGATGTTAATGGTAAAACAATTGGCGTGATTGGATTAACGACGCAGTATATCCCTCATTGGGAACAACCAGAACACATCCAATCACTCACCTTTGAAAGTGCCGTAACAACATTACAACGTTGGCTACCCGAAGTACGCCGCCAATCAGACTTTGTTGTTGTGAGCTATCACGGTGGCTTTGAAAAAGATTTAGAAACTGGAGACGCTACCGAAGCACAAACAGGTGAAAATGAAGGTTATGCAATTTTAGAACACTTCTGTGATGATATTGATATATTCATTACAGGTCATCAACATAGAGATATCGCAACGTTATTCAACCAAACGGCAGTCATCCAACCTGGTACACGAGGTCGATCTATAGGCAAAGTTGTTCTGAATTTGAACGATGACACTCATGAACGCATTGCGTCATGTAGTTTATTACCGGTTAGCGATGATGATGATTTTGTTGTTAATGAAGATGATCGCTATTTAAGAAGTCAATTAGAAGACTGGCTCGATACTCAGATTGCTGAACTACCTAATGAAATGATTGTGGATGATGCATTTGAAGCTCGTATAGCACCACATCCATTTATCAATTTTTTAAATTATGTCTTATTAGCTAAGAGTGGTGCCGATATGGCATGTACAGCCTTATTTGATTCAGCAACTGGTTTTACAAAACACGTTACAATGCGTGATGTCATTAACAATTATCCTTTCCCAAATACATTTAAAGTATTACGTGTTAGCGGTGCAGATATTAAAGCTGCAATAGAACGCTCTGCTGAATATTTTGATGTTATTCAAGAAGAAATCACCATCAGTAAAGATTTTATGGAACCGAAACCTCAACATTTTAACTATGATATATTCGCCGGTGTAAGTTATACGATTCAAGCTAGTCAGCCTAGAGGACAACGTGTGTCACATATTCAATTCAATGGTGAACCATTAGACTTTGATCAAATGTATACAATTTGTGTGAATAACTATCGTTCGGTGGGTGGCGGTCAATATGATATGTACGCCAACGCACCAGTTGTTAAAGATATCCAAATTGACGGCGCACAATTAATTATCGATTACCTTCAAGCACATTCAAATTCTCATATTCCTCAGGTCGTCAATTTTAAAGTTAAAAAGTAA